AGCGGCGTCGACCCCGGAGAGCACCGGTGGGACATGTTCGCGCCGGAGCCCCGGCACGCGTACGTCGAGTACGACGCGACGGGGACGCTCGCGTCCGGCGAGCGCGTCGACCCGATGGCGCGGGGGTTCGACGGGATGCGCTGGCGGACGTACCTGTTCACCCTCCAACAGCCCGGCAGCGAGGCGCTGGCCGACGACTTCGCGGGATACCTCTGCGAGCGCGACGGGCGACTCGCGAGCGTCGACGTCGACTACGTCGAGTACACCGTGCGCCTCGACGCGCCCGACGAGGGCGTGCGCCGCGACCTCGTCGAGCAGTCGTGTCCAGGCACGGGATAGCCCGCCGAGCGCGGGATTGATACGCGGCGGTCGCGTGGCCCCGAGCAATGACTGGGGGGACGCGTTCGGGCCGCGCGAGCGAGCGATGACCGAGCGCATCCGGGAACTGGACGACGCGACGGTCGCCCAGATTGCGGCGGGCGAGGTCGTCGAGCGCCCGGCGAGCGTCGTGAAGGAACTCGTGGAGAACAGCCTCGACGCGGGCGCGTCGAGCGTGGACGTGACGGTGGCGAGCGGCGGCACCGACCGCGTCGTCGTCGCGGACGACGGACGGGGGATGACCGGCGAGGACCTCGAACGCGCGGTGCGCCAGCACACGACGAGCAAACTCGGGGACGCGAGCGACCTCGACGGGGTGGCGACGCTCGGCTTCCGGGGCGAGGCGCTGTACACCATCGGCTCCGTCTCGCGGATGACGGTGACGACGCGCCCGCGGGACGCCGGTGATTCGGGGTGGCGGCTGACCGTCGACCACGGGGAGACGGGCGACCTCCAGCCCGCGGGCCGGCCCGCCGGGACGACGGTCGAAGTGACGGATTTGTTCGCGGAGACGCCGGCGCGCCGCAAGTACCTCAAACGGGACGCGACGGAGTTCGCGCACGTGAACCGCGCGGTGACGCGGTACGCGCTCGCGAACCCCGGCGTGGCGGTGTCGCTGACCCACGACGGCAGGGAGGTGTTCGCGACGACCGGCACCGGCGACGTTCGGGACGCCGCGCTCGCCGTCTACGGTCGGGAGGTCGCCCAGTCCCTGCGCGAGGTCGAGGCGTCCCCGGAGGGGTCGGTGGAGCGCGTCCACGGCTACGTGTCCGACCCGGAGACGACGCGGGCGACCCGCGAGTACCTCGCGACGTTCGTGAACGGGCGCTCGGTACGGGACGCGGTGCTCCGCGAGGCCGTGCTGGACGGCTACGGCGGCCAACTCGCGAACGACCGCTACCCGTTCGCGGTGCTGTTCGTGGACTGCGAGGGCGTGGACGCGAACGTCCACCCGCGCAAGATGGAGGTGCGCTTCGAGGCCGAGGACCGCGTGAAACGCGCCGTCGAGGGCGCGGTTCGGGACGCGCTCCTCGATTCGGGGCTGGTGCGCTCGCGGGCGCCCCGGGGCGCGTCGAAGCCCGGGGACACGGAGATTGCGCCGTCCTCGGCGGGCGACGAATCAACGGAGCGCGCGTCCGGCGACGACTCGCCGACCGAGCGCGAACCGGGCGTCGAACCGGGACGCGTCGGAGCGAGCGCGGGTGCAGCGGCGGACGTGCCGGATGCTGACGACGACGCCGACGAGTGGAGCGCGGGCGGCGAGCAAGCCGAATTCGGAACAGCGAGCGAGTCGGGCGATGGGACGACTCGGGACGCAGCGACGGCCGACGAGACAGATTCGACCGACGCGTCGCCGACCTTCGAGGGGGCGACCGAGAACGCGCGCCTCGCGCCTGACGACCCCGAGGAGTCCTTCGACGGCCTGCCGTCGCTGCGCGTGCTCGGGCAACTCCACGACACCTACGTCGTCGCGGAGGCCGACGACGGCCTCGTGTTGGTAGACCAGCACGCCGCCGACGAGCGCGTCCACTACGAGCGCCTGCGGGAGCAGGCCGACGGCGCGTCCCAGACGCTCGTCGAACCCGTGGAACTCGAACTGACGGCGGGCGAGGCGGCGGTGTTCGAGGACGCAATCGGAGACCTGCGCGAGTTGGGGTTCGAGGCGTCGCTGTCCGGGCGGACGGCCGCGGTGTCGGCGGTGCCGGCGGTGTTCGCGGACGCGCTCGACCCCGAACTCGCGCGGGACGTGCTCGCGGACTTCGTGGCCGACGCTGGCGGCGACCCCGTGGCCGACGCCGCGGACGAACTCCTCGCGGACTTGGCGTGTCGGCCCGCCGTCACCGGGAACACGTCGCTCGCGGAGGGGTCGGTGGTGGCGCTGCTGGGGGAACTGGACGACTGCGAGAACCCCTACGCGTGCCCGCACGGCCGACCGACGCTGATTCGCGTGGACGGCGACGAGCTCGCCGACCGGTTCGAGCGCGACTACCCCGGGCACGGCGGGCGGCGCCGCGAGGACGCTGGGAACTAAGCCGCCCCACGCGTAGGGCGGGGTATGGACATCGTGACGTTCGGCGAGACGATGCTGCGGCTCTCGCCGCCCGGACGGGAGCGCTTAGAGCGCGCGACGGAGTTGGAGTTCCGCGCGGCGGGCGCGGAGAGCAACGTCGCCGTGAACGCCGGCCGACTCGGCGCCGAGACGGCGTGGCTGTCGAAACTCCCGGACTCGCCGCTCGGACGGAAGGTGACGGCGACCCTGCGCTCGCAGGGGACGACGCCCGACGTGGTGTGGAGCGAGGACGGCCGACAGGGCACCTACTACCTCGAACAGGGCGGCGAGCCCCGCGGGACGAACGTCGTCTACGACCGCGAGGGCGCGGCGGTGACGACAGCGGAGTTCGCAGAGTTGGCGACCGACCGAATCGCGGACGCGGGCTACTTCTACACGAGCGGCATCACGCCCGCGCTCTCCGAGACGCTCGCGGAGACGACGGCAGACCTGCTGGAGCACGCGCAGGCGACGGGGACGACGACGGCGTTCGACGTGAACTACCGCGGGAAGCTCTGGGACGCCGAGACCGCCCGCGACGGGCTGGAAGCGCTGTTCCCGGACGTCGACGTGTTGTTCGTCGCGGAGCGGGACGCTCGGGACGTGCTGGGACGAGAGGGGAAGCCGGCGGCAATCGGTCGCGGCCTCGCCGACGAGTTCGGGTTCGGGACCGTCGTCGTGACGCGCGGCGACGAGGGCGCGCTCGCGGTGCGGAACGGCGACGCGTACCGGCAGGGCGCCTTCGAGACGGAGACGCACGACGCAATCGGCACCGGGGACGCGTTCGTCGGCGGCTACCTCGCGCAACGCGTCGACGGCGGGAGCGTCGAGGACGCGCTCGCGTGGGGCGCGGCGACGGCGGCGCTGAAGCGCACGATTCCGGGGGACGTGGCGCTGGTCACGCGCGAGGAAGTCGAGTCGGTGCTCGCCGGCGACGGCGCCGACATCGACAGGTAACCCCGCCTGTCAATTCGTCGGCCAAAAATCTTCATTTAACCCCCGATAGGTGGCCACAAAGCGTTTTCACGGGCAGGCACTCCGGCCCGAGATGCAATGAACACGCGAATCGCGGCAGTCGCGATGGCGGTGCTGGTCGTCGCCGGGTCGGTACCCGCGGCGGCCGTCGCCACGCAGAACGGGACAGGAACACAGGAAGCGTCCGCGTACAGCGGAACGCACGTCACCTTCGACGTGCAGGACAGCGCCGTCGTCGACTACCAGGTCGAGGGCGAGACCGTGTTGGATAGCATGAAAGTCCAGTCCGGGTCGTCCGGGAACGCGGCGGGGGTCTTCGACGGGAGCCTCGACCTCTCCGCGCTCGCGACCATCGAAGGCAGCGCGCTCTCGCTGAACGCGCAGACGAGCGCCGCCGTCGAAATCGGCGCCGAGGGGTCGGCGTCGATGACCGCCCACGACAACGACCACGGCATCCTCGTGGTCCGCTCGGGCGGGAACGGGCAGGCGGTCGTCGCGAACGTCTCCTCGAACGCGGAGGCGTCCGCGGAGTCCGACCAGCAGGTCGAGGTGACGACCGAGGACGGCACGAAGGGGACGTTCGTCGTGGTCGGTGACGGCTCCGTCACCGTCAACGAGAACGGGAACGTCGCCGCGAAACTCGACGGCGACTCGCGTCTCGTCTTCCGGTCGTACCCCGATGAGAAGACCGAGACCGACGAGCAGACCGAGGAGTACATCGCGTCCGGCAAGGCGGCCGCCGAGGTGTACGTCGAACAGCAGGACGGCGAACTCGTCACTGACACCGTGACGTACGGCCAGCAGACGTCCGTCGAGACGAAACAGACCGCGGAGAACACCGTGAACGTCACGGTCGACCGCGCCGCGTCCGAGGGGAAGGTCGTCGTGACGAGCGTCTCCGAGGCCGCGGTCGGCGCGACCGAGGACATCTCGGTGACCGTCGACGGCGAGGCCGCCGCGCAGGCGTCCTCGTACAGCGAACTGGAGGGCGCCATCGGTAGCGACACCTCGAAGTACATGGTCGAGCAGTCCTCCAGCGCGGAGGCGTCGGCCGACGTGTACGTCGCCATCAACCACTTCTCCGAGCGCACCGTCCAGATGCAGGGCGACGGCGGGAGTGACGGCGGCGACGGCGGCGACAGCGGCTCCGACGGGAGCGGTTCGTCGGGCGGCAGCGTGCCCGGCTTCGGCGTCGGCGTGGCGCTCGTCGCCGTGCTCGGCGCGGCGCTCGTCGCGCTCCGCGAGTAACGACTTCGACTGACTCGCTTTTCGAACGGTTCGGCTGCTGGCGCTCTCATCGTTTTTCGACGCGCTCGGTGACAGCCCGCAGCGACGGGTGTAGTCGCGGCGAGCGCCGCGTCGGGCCGAACGCATTTCTCCCCGGCGGGCGAGCGTTCGGGTATGACGCGACCACACGTGGTCGTCGTCGGCGCGTACGGGAGCGCCGGCGTCGCCGCGGCGGAGGTGTTGGCTGACGCGGACGTGGCGCTGACGCTAATCGACGACGGCGAACCGGGGGGCGGGCTCTGCATCCTCCGCGGCTGTATGCCGTCGAAGGAGGTGTTGTCGGCGGGCGCCCACCGGTATCAGGCGCGCCACGACCACCGGCTGACCGGCGACCTCCCCGACGTCGACCTCGACGCCGTCGTGGAGACGAAAGACGACCACGTCCTCGGGTTCGCGGAGCACCGGCGGCGCGCGGTCCACGACCTCGCCGACCGGGAGCACGTGACGTTCCGCCACGAGACGGCGCGGTTCGTGGACGACCGCGTGCTCGACGTCGGGGGCGAGCGAATCGAGGCCGACTACGTGGTGGTGGCGACCGGGTCGGACCTGAATGTCCCCGACCTCCCCGGGGTTCGTGACGTGGACTGGATGGGGAGCAGGGACGTGCTCGACGCCACGGAGTTCCCGGACTCGGGCGTGGTGATGGGGTTCGGGTACGTCGGCGTCGAACTCGTGCCGTACCTCTCGGAGGCCGCCGACATGGACCTCACCGTCATCGAGCACGACGACCGCCCGCTCGACCGGTACCACCCGGCGTTCGGCGAGGAACTGCTCGAACTCTACCGCGAGGAGTTCGGCGTGGAGGTTCGCACGGAGGTGTACGAGGAGTCCGTCGAACCGACCGCAGACGGCGGCGTCCGGGTGCGCCTCGACGACGGCACGACCGCCGAGGGCGACCAACTGTTCCTGTTCACGGGCCGGACGCCCTCGTACCCGGAGGGAATCGGCGTCACCTCCCTCGACCCGGGTGAGGGTTGGGTGGACGACGCGATGCGGACAGCGGGCGACGACCGCGTGTTCGCCGCGGGCGACGTGGTCGGCGACCGAATGCTGTTGCACACGGCCAAGGAGGAGGGGTACGTCGCGGGTCGGAACGTCCTGCGCGCCGAGCGCGGCGAGGAACTGGAGACGTACGACCCCCTCCACCACGAGGTGATGTTCGCGGGGCTGGGCGTCTACCCGTTCGCGTCACTCGGCCTGCGCGCGGACGAGGCGCGCGAGCAGGGCCACAGCGTGGTGACCGCCCAGCGCGAAGCGGCAGACGACGGCGTGTTCAAGACGAAAGACGTGCCCCGCGGGAGCGCGCGCCTCGTCGTGGACGCCGACGACGGGACGGTACTCGGGTACCACGGCCTGCACTTCCACGCGGACGCGATGGCGAAGACGATGCAGGTGATTCTGGAGGCCGAGATGGACGTCCGGGAGGTGCCCGACCGGGCGTACCACCCGACGACGCCCGAGATTCTGGACGGCCTGTTCCGGGACGCGAAAGCCCAACTCTAGCAGTTGGCGAGGGCGTGAGTCCGTCCTCCGAGGGCGCGATTCCGTCAGTCGAGTTGCAGACTAACCGACAGACGGCGTGTTCGTTCGCTCGTGATTCGACGTGACGGCGGTCGCAGCGACGAGCACGATGACGACGGGGAGGACGAACATCCAGAGGGTGCCGGCCAGCGTGACGGTCAACAGCACCAAGCCGGCGATACCGGCGGCGGCCACTCGCGCTCGCCCGTACCAGACACCGGCCGAACCGGCGACAGCGAACGCCCCGAGAGCCGCGAACAGGGCGAGTCGCGTCCAGCCATAGCCGGGCTGGAAGAGATACCAGCCCAACACCCCGAGAAACGCGGCGACGGCGACGACAGAGACGCCGCGCGCGATTGAGTTGCTGGCTTCGCTCACGTGTTCAGCGTACGTTCCTGTCGGCCATATGATTTCTGGCGACAGGCGCGGGCGCCGACTCCGCGGCGTGACAGACGTTTCACTCGTCGTTCTCCGGGAGCCGTCTCGGCGACCGCTAGATGGGTTCGTGGCCGGCGAGGACGCCGTGGACGGCGGCCGCGAGTTCGTCGAAGCGGTCCGTCGGGAGTTCGTCGGTGGTGACGAACGCGCCGTGGCCGTCCTCGATGACCCGGGTGAGGTAGCCGAAGTCGAAGGCGCGGATGGTGTACTGGTAGTCGCCGAGTTCGGTGTCCTCGTAGATGCGCTGGGAGCGAAAGCCCAGCCGTTCGTTGTCCGCGAACCCGACGAGGTCGGCGTCGGCTTCGAGGTCGCTCCGGAGGTAGAGTTGCTCCTCGTGGCTGGCGTCGAAGTAGACGACGCTCCGCAGGTCGTCGCCGACGGTGGTGCGACAGGCCGCGACGAGTTCGTCGGCGAGGTCGGCGGGCGCGTACGCTGGAGTCTCGTCCATGCGACCACGTACCACGCCGAGCACCGTAATACCGTGTGACCGTTTCCCACGAACCGGGAACGCGAGCGTCTGGACGGTGTTTCTCATCGTGCGAGTGCCCGCGAGAAGAGTTATGGGGCGTCCGAGTCACGTCGCTCACATGTCCGATTCCGAGGAGTCCGAGATGGAGTTCCAGGACGAACCGAGCGCGCTCGGCGTGAAGGTGGGAAGCACCCGAACCGTCGTCTCCGGCGGCGACGTGGCCGACCCCGACGTGGTGCGGACGCTGACCTGCCTCGCGACGTACACGGACGCACTCACCGGCGAGGAACACGTCCTCTACGGCGAGGAGGCCGCGACCGAGTACCCCGACCGCGTCCGGTACATGCTGCGCTCGGGCCTCCCCGAGAGCGAGGAGACCACCGAACTCGCCAAGCGCTTCCTCGAGGAGTTCTCGCGCGCGAACGGCCTCGACGAGGACTCCGTCGTCGTCTACGCCATCCCCACCATCGACAACGACACCGGCCTCGAACGCCTCACCGACATCATCGAGTCCGGCCCCGTCGGCGAGCGCCTGATTCGCTCCTACCCCGAGTCGTTGTGTGGCGCGGTGCCCGCGCTCGGCGACGGTCTCGACGCCATCGAGGACACGTTCCTCGCCGTCAACATGGGCTCCACGAACCTCGAAGCCTGCGCGTACCGGCGGGGCGAACAGCTCTCGCCGTTCTCGACGGGCGCCATCACCGGCACCGAGGTCGACCGCCGCATCGCGAACTACGTCGAGGAGGAGACGCAGGGACGCGTGAACATCGACCTCACGACCGCCCGCGAGTACAAGGAAGACCACGCCGACTTCGAGGACTACGAGCCGTTCTCGGACATCATCCAGCAGCCCGGCGGCGGCACCTACGAGTTCACCATCGAGGACTCCGTGATGGACGCCGTCGACGAGTTCGTGGACGACGCCGTCGACGAGGTGGCGAACGTCTTCATGCCGGAACTCGCGAACGACTACATGAAAATCTACCAGCAGGCCCTCGACAACCCCGTCGTGCTCACGGGCGGGATGGCCTGCATCCCCGGCATCGTCGACGAGTTCGAGGCGCGCCTGAGCGACGAACTCGGCCGTGAGGTCGAGGCGACGACCGCCGACGACCCGGCGACGGCGGCGGCGCGGGGCGCCCACCGCATCGCCGACCGTCTCGTGGAACTGGACGAGTACTAACCGAGCGGCGTTCGTGGCGTTAGCGAGACAGTAACTGGCCAACGCTTTTCACGCCGCGTGCGGACCACCGAACCGATGGCGACTGGACAGGTCCGCGTCGTGGAGGGCGCGGAGCGCGTGACACTCGACGGCGGCCGCGAGTTGTCGTTCGCGGAGTACGGCGACCCGGACGGCGACCCGGTCTTTTTCTTCCACGGGACGCCGGGGTCGCGGGTGTCCGGGAGCGTGACGCGCGCGAGCGCCGCCGACCGCGGTGTGCGCGTCGTCGCGCCCGACCGCCCCGGCTTCGGGCAGTCCGCGTTCGCGGGCCTGCGCGGGTTCGAAGCGTTCGCCGACGACGTCCTCTCGCTCGCCGACGCGCTCGGCGTCGACGAATTCGGCGTCGTCGGCTTCTCCGGCGGCGGGCCGTACGCGCTCGGCTGTGCCGCGCACGCTCCCGAGCGCGTGACGCGGTGTGGCGTCGTCTCCGGCGTCGGGCCGCCGGGCGTCGCGACCGACGAGAAACGCCGGTTCGACCGCTGGCTGGCCGGGGTGGCGAAGCGCTCGGTCGCCCTCGCGCGACCGCTCGCGTGGCTGCTCTGCCGGCGCGTCGACGCCGCGAGTCGCTTCACCGACGTGGTCGGCGAACCGCAGGACGGCGACCTCGCGGACCCCCGCCTCGGGGAGACGGGGCGCGTCCTGCTGTCGGACTTCCGGGAGGCCGTCCGGCAGGGGCCGACGCCGCTAGCGGCGGACTACGCGACGCTCGCCCGCGAGTGGGACTTCGACCTCGGAGACGTGACGGCGCCGACGCGCGTGTTCCACGGGAGCGACGACGACGCGGTCCCGCTGGCGGCGGGCGAGCACGTCGCCGAGCGCGTGCCGGAGGCGTCGCTGTCGGTGTACGACGGCGCGGGCCATTTCCGGCCACTCGTGGAGCAGAGCGAGGACGCGCTCTCGTGGGTGGTGAGCGCCGAAACCGGAGACGGCGTCGAAGTGGAGGACACGGCGGAGGTCGACTGAGACGCGCACGGTATCGGTCCGTGTCGCCACAAGACACTTGTTCGCAGTTCTACATCTGCACTCGTGCGAACGAAGTCACTGGTGGCGCTCGGCGTGGTCGCCGTGTGCGTGGTAGCCGGCTGTACGCAGCCACTCGGCCCCGCCAGTACGACCGCGACGACCACCGAACGGACACCGACCACTGCGACGACGGAACGAACGGACGTTCCCATCTTGACAGCGACGACGCAGGAACGCCACCCCGGAGACACCCGCGTCAGCGCGTCGAAGATAGCGAACGAGTCCTCGATTCCAGAGCGCGACGTGAAGAATTTCTCGGCGTTCCGGCGGGGGAAGCGAGCCGTCATCGAGCGGGCAATCGAGTGTTCGTGTAGCGTCGAGACGACGACGTTCGACTACGGGGCGAACCGAGACTACCGGGCCGTTCGCTACAACGGAACGCTCTACGGCCTGTACGTGACGGTTCGATAGATTTCGACGGTGCGCTCGGGCTACGGGTTCACCGCACAGCCGTCGACGTACGCCACGTCTTCGACCGACTCGATGTCAGGGTCGTCGCCGCAGACCGGACAGTCGGGGTTCCGGTTCACGGGCACTTCCTCGAAGGACACGTCGGCGGCGTCGTAGAACAGCAGGCGGCCCGTGAGCAGGTCGCCGTGGTCGAGGAGGTGTTTCACGCACTCTGTCGCCTGCACGCAGCCCATCGTGCCGGGGAGGACGCCGAGGACGCCCGCGGTGGCGCAGTCCGGAATCGTGCCCTCGGGGGGCGCCTCGGGGAACAGACACCGGTAGCACGGCGAGTCGGGCGTGACCGTGATGGCCTGCCCCTCGAAGCGGTAGATGGCGGCGTGACTGAACGGAATCCCGCGGAGCACGCAGGCGTCGTTGACGAGGTAGCGCGTGGCGAAGTTGTCCGAGCAGTCCACCGCGAAGTCCACGCCGTCGAGGTAGTCGGCGACGTTGTCGGGGTCGAGGCGGTCGGCGTGCGCTCGCACGTCCACGTCGGGGTTGAGGCGTTCGACGTACGCGGCGGCGCTCTCGGCCTTCGGGACGCCGATGTCGGCGTCCGCGTGGATTATCTGCCGCTGGAGGTTCGAGCGCTCCACGCTGTCGTCGTCCACGATGCGGAGCGTGCCGACGCCCGCGGCGGCGAGGTACTGAATCACGGGCGCGCCGAGGCCGCCCGCGCCGACGACGAGCACGTCGCCGTCCAGCAGGCGCTGTTGGCCCTCGGGGCCGACGTCGTCCATGATGATGTGCCGCGAGTAGCGGTCGAGTTGCACCGGGTCGAGGTTCAGCCCGGACATAGCCGAATCGACGGGCGGGCCGCGGGTAAGCGTTCCGTCGAGTGCCGCGGGCGGGAGGCGCGTCGCGTTGGCGACACCGGTCGCTCGGCGTCGCTGGCGCGGTGGCCCCCGCCCCCGGGAAAGAACTCGGGTACCCCTACCCGACGCTCGTGACTGGGTTCTCCCGGGGTAAATGTCTTGTCGGAATCGCGCCGACGCCGAATCGAGGCATATGTTACCGAGTAACGAGACTTGAGGTGGGAGCGGTCGTAGACACCGCCGATGGCCGAGATTCCAGCGGAGGCCGACCTCGTCGTCGTGGGCGCCGGGCCGGGCGGGTACGTGGCAGCGATTCGCGGCGCACAGTGCGGACTCGACACGGTGCTCGTCGAACGCGGCGACCTCGGCGGCGTCTGCCTGAACCACGGCTGCATCCCGTCGAAGGCGCTCGTGGAGGCCGCCGAACACGCGGCCGTCGGCGACGCTGCCGAGATGGGCGTCACCGGCGACACAGCCCTCGACTACGGCGCGTTCGCGGACTGGCAGGACGGCGTTGTGGACCGCCTCACGTCCGGCGTCGCGTCGCTGTGCCGGTCGAACGGCGTCACAATCGTCGAGGGAACGGCGCGGTTCGTCGACGACGGCGCCGTCGAAGTCGACCCGCCCGCAGCGACCGCCGACGCCGCCGAAATCGCGTTCGAGAACGCGGTCGTCGCGACGGGGAGTCGCCCCCTGTCGATTCCCGGCTTCGACTTCGCGGACGACCCGGTCGCGAGTTCGCGGGACGTGCTCGACCTCGACGAGCGCCCGGACCGCCTCGTCGTCGTGGGTGCGGGCTACATCGGGATGGAGTTGTCCACCGCGTTCGCGAAACTCGGGACCGACGTCCACGTCGTCGAGGCGCTCGACGCACCGCTCCCCGGCTACCCCGACGACGTGACCGAAATCGTGCAGTCGAACTGCGAATCCCTCGGCGTCTCGTTCTCGTTCGGCGAGGCGGCGACGGAGTGGTACGAGGACATCACGGGCGACGTGACCGTCGTCGCCGAGACCGAGGACGGCGACCGGAGCGAGTACGCCGCCGAGCGCGTGCTGGTCGCGGTCGGCCGAGAGCCGGCGACCGACACCGTCGGCCTCGACGCCACGTCTGTCGACGTCGGAGACGACGGCGCCATCGAGACCGACGAGTACGGCCGGACGGCGGCCGACGGCGTCTACGCCATCGGGGACGCGGCGGGCGACCCGATGCTCGCGCACGCCGCCAGCCACGAGGGGATGCGCGCCGCCGAGCACGCGGCCGGCCGGGACGTACCGGGCGGCGACGCGCCGGTGCCCGCCGTCGTGTTCACCGACCCCGAAATCGCGACGGTCGGCCTCACCGCCGCCGAGGCGCGCGAGTCGGGGCGAGACGTGACCGTCGGCGAGGTGCCGTTCCGGAGCAACGGGCGCGCGCTCACCACCGGGGACGCCGCGGGGTTCGCTCGCGTCGTCGTCGGCGACGACGGCACCGTGCTCGGCGGCGAACTGGTCGGCCCCCACGTCTCGGAGGTGGTCGGCGAACTCGCGCTCGCGGTGACCGCCGGCCTGGACGCCGGCACCGTCGCGCGCACCGTCCACGCCCACCCGACGCTCTCGGAGTGCCTGATGGAGGCCGCCGCACAGACTCGCGGCGAGGCGATTCACGCCCCGAACCGGTAGTCAGAACGTGCGCTCGATGGCCCGGCGCACGTCGTCGGCGTCGGGGACGACTTCGTCTTCCTGGGACGGCGAGAAGGGAATCGGGGTGTCGGGGACGCCGACGCGC
The nucleotide sequence above comes from Halobacterium litoreum. Encoded proteins:
- the mutL gene encoding DNA mismatch repair endonuclease MutL, which encodes MTERIRELDDATVAQIAAGEVVERPASVVKELVENSLDAGASSVDVTVASGGTDRVVVADDGRGMTGEDLERAVRQHTTSKLGDASDLDGVATLGFRGEALYTIGSVSRMTVTTRPRDAGDSGWRLTVDHGETGDLQPAGRPAGTTVEVTDLFAETPARRKYLKRDATEFAHVNRAVTRYALANPGVAVSLTHDGREVFATTGTGDVRDAALAVYGREVAQSLREVEASPEGSVERVHGYVSDPETTRATREYLATFVNGRSVRDAVLREAVLDGYGGQLANDRYPFAVLFVDCEGVDANVHPRKMEVRFEAEDRVKRAVEGAVRDALLDSGLVRSRAPRGASKPGDTEIAPSSAGDESTERASGDDSPTEREPGVEPGRVGASAGAAADVPDADDDADEWSAGGEQAEFGTASESGDGTTRDAATADETDSTDASPTFEGATENARLAPDDPEESFDGLPSLRVLGQLHDTYVVAEADDGLVLVDQHAADERVHYERLREQADGASQTLVEPVELELTAGEAAVFEDAIGDLRELGFEASLSGRTAAVSAVPAVFADALDPELARDVLADFVADAGGDPVADAADELLADLACRPAVTGNTSLAEGSVVALLGELDDCENPYACPHGRPTLIRVDGDELADRFERDYPGHGGRRREDAGN
- the kdgK1 gene encoding bifunctional 2-dehydro-3-deoxygluconokinase/2-dehydro-3-deoxygalactonokinase — its product is MDIVTFGETMLRLSPPGRERLERATELEFRAAGAESNVAVNAGRLGAETAWLSKLPDSPLGRKVTATLRSQGTTPDVVWSEDGRQGTYYLEQGGEPRGTNVVYDREGAAVTTAEFAELATDRIADAGYFYTSGITPALSETLAETTADLLEHAQATGTTTAFDVNYRGKLWDAETARDGLEALFPDVDVLFVAERDARDVLGREGKPAAIGRGLADEFGFGTVVVTRGDEGALAVRNGDAYRQGAFETETHDAIGTGDAFVGGYLAQRVDGGSVEDALAWGAATAALKRTIPGDVALVTREEVESVLAGDGADIDR
- a CDS encoding PGF-CTERM sorting domain-containing protein yields the protein MNTRIAAVAMAVLVVAGSVPAAAVATQNGTGTQEASAYSGTHVTFDVQDSAVVDYQVEGETVLDSMKVQSGSSGNAAGVFDGSLDLSALATIEGSALSLNAQTSAAVEIGAEGSASMTAHDNDHGILVVRSGGNGQAVVANVSSNAEASAESDQQVEVTTEDGTKGTFVVVGDGSVTVNENGNVAAKLDGDSRLVFRSYPDEKTETDEQTEEYIASGKAAAEVYVEQQDGELVTDTVTYGQQTSVETKQTAENTVNVTVDRAASEGKVVVTSVSEAAVGATEDISVTVDGEAAAQASSYSELEGAIGSDTSKYMVEQSSSAEASADVYVAINHFSERTVQMQGDGGSDGGDGGDSGSDGSGSSGGSVPGFGVGVALVAVLGAALVALRE
- a CDS encoding FAD-dependent oxidoreductase, which translates into the protein MTRPHVVVVGAYGSAGVAAAEVLADADVALTLIDDGEPGGGLCILRGCMPSKEVLSAGAHRYQARHDHRLTGDLPDVDLDAVVETKDDHVLGFAEHRRRAVHDLADREHVTFRHETARFVDDRVLDVGGERIEADYVVVATGSDLNVPDLPGVRDVDWMGSRDVLDATEFPDSGVVMGFGYVGVELVPYLSEAADMDLTVIEHDDRPLDRYHPAFGEELLELYREEFGVEVRTEVYEESVEPTADGGVRVRLDDGTTAEGDQLFLFTGRTPSYPEGIGVTSLDPGEGWVDDAMRTAGDDRVFAAGDVVGDRMLLHTAKEEGYVAGRNVLRAERGEELETYDPLHHEVMFAGLGVYPFASLGLRADEAREQGHSVVTAQREAADDGVFKTKDVPRGSARLVVDADDGTVLGYHGLHFHADAMAKTMQVILEAEMDVREVPDRAYHPTTPEILDGLFRDAKAQL
- a CDS encoding DUF7522 family protein; translated protein: MDETPAYAPADLADELVAACRTTVGDDLRSVVYFDASHEEQLYLRSDLEADADLVGFADNERLGFRSQRIYEDTELGDYQYTIRAFDFGYLTRVIEDGHGAFVTTDELPTDRFDELAAAVHGVLAGHEPI
- a CDS encoding rod shape-determining protein, translated to MSDSEESEMEFQDEPSALGVKVGSTRTVVSGGDVADPDVVRTLTCLATYTDALTGEEHVLYGEEAATEYPDRVRYMLRSGLPESEETTELAKRFLEEFSRANGLDEDSVVVYAIPTIDNDTGLERLTDIIESGPVGERLIRSYPESLCGAVPALGDGLDAIEDTFLAVNMGSTNLEACAYRRGEQLSPFSTGAITGTEVDRRIANYVEEETQGRVNIDLTTAREYKEDHADFEDYEPFSDIIQQPGGGTYEFTIEDSVMDAVDEFVDDAVDEVANVFMPELANDYMKIYQQALDNPVVLTGGMACIPGIVDEFEARLSDELGREVEATTADDPATAAARGAHRIADRLVELDEY
- a CDS encoding alpha/beta fold hydrolase; its protein translation is MATGQVRVVEGAERVTLDGGRELSFAEYGDPDGDPVFFFHGTPGSRVSGSVTRASAADRGVRVVAPDRPGFGQSAFAGLRGFEAFADDVLSLADALGVDEFGVVGFSGGGPYALGCAAHAPERVTRCGVVSGVGPPGVATDEKRRFDRWLAGVAKRSVALARPLAWLLCRRVDAASRFTDVVGEPQDGDLADPRLGETGRVLLSDFREAVRQGPTPLAADYATLAREWDFDLGDVTAPTRVFHGSDDDAVPLAAGEHVAERVPEASLSVYDGAGHFRPLVEQSEDALSWVVSAETGDGVEVEDTAEVD
- the ubaA gene encoding SAMP-activating enzyme E1, yielding MSGLNLDPVQLDRYSRHIIMDDVGPEGQQRLLDGDVLVVGAGGLGAPVIQYLAAAGVGTLRIVDDDSVERSNLQRQIIHADADIGVPKAESAAAYVERLNPDVDVRAHADRLDPDNVADYLDGVDFAVDCSDNFATRYLVNDACVLRGIPFSHAAIYRFEGQAITVTPDSPCYRCLFPEAPPEGTIPDCATAGVLGVLPGTMGCVQATECVKHLLDHGDLLTGRLLFYDAADVSFEEVPVNRNPDCPVCGDDPDIESVEDVAYVDGCAVNP